In Drosophila pseudoobscura strain MV-25-SWS-2005 chromosome 4, UCI_Dpse_MV25, whole genome shotgun sequence, the following proteins share a genomic window:
- the LOC4816172 gene encoding interaptin isoform X4: protein MHHLYPSLKGDQLCPLGFHPQTRYPTRCKRCFRDYKEHGARRPGEEVAASSPNLSDGQSSRPTSRTWTSTQNLSVNSNNSNDIELKKRPQSWASTPDIDDPAQESARRPSTTVSSLRATDDHNVAVTVKLPVAPRRHTTALDIKEMEQALTPSSTRVTSSPSKTSSIPDELVILSTDSLAERVRKMNLLKKQRSLNSRENSRERSVPRREEDSDSAAAAAPTVPDRPERSKSGNSLNQNPPQAELKRASLPPKKVAATPTITATNSSSGGVTSTTKATSAVSSEIKASSSSSSTSSSSTRRKEADAVQSSKEIKRQTVPSASTSHSTSSSNSTTTKDSVALQEQMKTLRTELDTMKTRAERAERDKSDILLRRLASMDTSSNRTAASEALNLQQKLNDMKEQLDRVTEDKRKLNLRMKELENRGSESELKRKLQAAEQICEELMEENQTAKKEILNLQAEMDEVQDTFRDDEVKAKTNLQKELEKATKNCRILSFKLKKSDRKIETLEQERQSSFNAELSTKVKKLEEELRFSNELTRKLQTEAEELRNPGKKKAPMLGVLGKSTSADAKITRESLTRGGSQEDPQHLQRELQDSIERETDLKDQLKFAEEELQRLRAKRVQFSCGTQTSPELPLEMIAFPRSTQTVAIEQCDAVTSMEMSGGGLGLSVEAHSQTDFESIARNASCERETTPSPFVSLFAPSTSSRVGHSRSLLFPSAISHVLLNGTARKLSPTPHPHRLAPEVHADRDEGISDEDDPAELRILLELNEQEASILRLKVEDLEKENAESKKYVRELQAKLRPEAASSNGSKSALLSFGTSSSSAAEKKLKTLNEELTQLRKSLQEKEQAVDTLKEQLSKLNNLETENEKLSKENKRLQTLRKANEKTGEADLSKIKETLTVAQRERDELTARVKRMQLEADAKLPARTAKRVNDLTPKSHLKKWVEELEDEISEMRVMLSSSGSDQVKALESVKASLEEELQKCKKKLTLAEGDVQRLKLLNGSSSKVTDLEQKLKRSDEDGKKLSTKLKELEEKLKKQDTQLKQSETNKSTLETQSKREKEKLSSLERDLEKQGKEKEKLESKILQLDTDLLTAKKAADKTKSSLEKEIKDLKTKASKSDSKQVQELKKQVEDIQTSLSAEQKRNEDLNTHWEKLSEETILMRAQLTTEKQNLQAELNASKQKMSEMDTIRIERTDMARKLNEAQKKIAELQAKTLKTGNNGDHERTMLKNKLAEKEHEYERLRRENEMNIDLVFQLRKDNEDLNGKLSDYNRIEQAQVSLNGHGARRDAEIRELKEKLQSTELQMKSEVATTRLRYEQQVKNLSGELNSMQRQCERFKKDRDAFKQMLEVAQKKIGDLKANNTGRQSRGSMHSSDDDDKSKIAYLEQQIGHLEDQLVESRLEGSKVKTELVSERSANEIKISEMQSKLNEFEEERVIGSGSTKLPGMKTKLELSWQKEREDQQRLLQETSTLARDLRQTLFEVERERDKERLESKRKLDQIKRATEEEMEEGRKKIAELQCDLLELRDVHAKLRTSNEKLRRERERYEKELIKRRMEADGGDRKVGALLQTVDELVKIAPDLKMARGSYDNTLRPEQPNVRRSRSPSPTLSSTQISTVLARLAEASEELRKFQRLNEDEQERSRIRRGNLRRAASQENDHHGSSSSVASAAGSQRGGGRLSRNSSNNGSLIRKSLSLDHSIQRDQNIWRQDDGSVSSMQSIDSELGGLVRDSSLDSRLDSRLSGGSTQSDIPRGPRKKKKGIMGKLRSLTKSSRNSESEISIQGSDSDISVASDMRSSKKDLRGRLSGMFKRSGSNSRSESMERPSTEQRPVAVTVVGHPDGPQPREPPPANSLTPRPIRSIPKPPSGTSPATPRRRVAK, encoded by the exons ATGCATCATCTGTATCCATCGCTGAAAGGCGATCAGCTATGCCCACTCGGCTTCCATCCCCAGACTCGTTATCCCACACGATGTAAGCGTTGCTTTCGGGATTACAAGGAGCATGGAGCCCGTAGACCCGGCGAAGAAGTGGCCGCTTCATCGCCAAATCTCTCCGATGGCCAGAGTTCGCG GCCTACTTCCCGAACATGGACTTCGACGCAGAATCTGAGCGTCAATTCAAACAATAGCAATGATATAG AGTTAAAGAAGCGTCCACAGTCCTGGGCTTCCACGCCGGACATTGATGATCCGGCGCAGGAGTCCGCTCGCCGACCATCGACAACGGTGAGCAGCCTTCGAGCAACCGATGATCATAATGTGGCTGTCACGGTCAAGCTGCCGGTGGCGCCGCGACGTCACACAACCGCCTTGGACATCAAGGAG ATGGAACAAGCGCTCACACCATCATCAACCCGTGTAACATCCTCACCCAGTAAAACTTCAAGTATTCCAGATGAGTTAGTCATCCTATCGACAGACAGTCTAGCCGAGCGTGTCCGCAAAATGAATCTTCTCAAGAAGCAGCGCAGCCTGAACTCGCGGGAAAACAGTCGCGAACGATCCGTACCCAGGAGAGAAGA GGACAGTGAttcagcggcggcagcagctccgACAGTTCCGGATCGACCAGAGCGTAGCAAGTCCGGAAATTCCTTGAACCAGAATCCCCCCCAGGCGGAACTGAAACGCGCCTCGCTTCCGCCCAAAAAAGTGGCGGCCACACCAACAATCACAGCCACAAATAGCAGCAGTGGTGGTGTTACAAGCACCACAAAAGCCACATCTGCAGTCTCCAGCGAGATTAAGGCCTCTTCTTCCAGCTCCTCGACGAGCTCCAGTTCTACTCGTCGCAAGGAGGCGGATGCAGTGCAGAGCAgcaaagaaatcaaaagacAAACCGTACCCAGTGCATCCACATCTCACTCCACgagcagcagtaacagcacTACCACTAAGGATTCGGTGGCACTGCAGGAGCAAATGAAAACACTCCGAACCGAGCTGGATACCATGAAGACCCGCGCCGAACGAGCAGAAAGGGATAAGAGCGACATTCTACTGAGACGTCTTGCCTCCATGGATACGTCATCGAACCGAACTGCAGCCTCGGAAGCCCTCAATCTCCAGCAGAAGTTGAATGACATGAAGGAGCAGCTGGACCGTGTCACCGAGGACAAGCGAAAGCTGAATCTTCGCATGAAGGAGCTGGAGAACCGCGGAAGCGAGTCGGAGCTGAAACGGAAGCTGCAGGCGGCCGAGCAAATCTGCGAGGAGTTGATGGAGGAAAACCAGACGGCTAAAAAAGAGATTCTCAATCTCCAGGCAGAGATGGACGAGGTGCAGGACACGTTTCGTGATGATGAGGTCAAGGCCAAGACAAACTTGCAAAAGGAGCTCGAAAAGGCCACCAAGAACTGTCGCATTCTAAGCTTCAAGTTGAAAAAGAGCGATCGAAagatcgaaaccctggaacaggAGCGTCAAAGCTCCTTCAACGCCGAGCTATCCACCAAGGTGAAGAAGCTGGAAGAGGAGCTGCGATTCTCAAACGAACTTACAAGAAAGTTGCAG ACGGAAGCCGAGGAGCTGCGCAATCCGGGCAAGAAGAAGGCGCCCATGCTAGGAGTGCTAGGCAAATCCACATCGGCGGATGCCAAGATCACTCGTGAGTCGCTTACACGCGGCGGTTCTCAAGAGGATCCGCAGCATCTGCAGCGGGAACTGCAGGACTCCATTGAGCGGGAGACCGATCTGAAGGACCAGCTAAAGTTCGCTGAAGAAGAG CTTCAGCGACTCAGGGCCAAACGGGTTCAGTTCAGCTGCGGCACACAGACCTCACCCGAGCTGCCCCTCGAGATGATTGCCTTTCCGCGTTCCACTCAGACGGTGGCCATAGAGCAGTGTGATGCCGTCACCAGTATGGAGATGTCCGGTGGCGGACTCGGACTCTCGGTTGAGGCTCACAGTCAAACCGATTTCGAATCGATAGCGAGAAATGCTTCGTGCGAACGGGAGACGACTCCGTCGCCATTTGTGTCGCTCTTTGCACCCTCAACATCCTCCAGAGTGGGGCACTCGCGTTCTCTGCTCTTCCCCAGTGCTATTTCGCATGTTCTTCTGAATGGAACAG CTCGCAAGCTGAGTCCCACACCACATCCCCATCGACTGGCGCCCGAAGTGCATGCGGATCGGGATGAAGGCATCTCAGACGAGGATGATCCAGCCGAACTGCGTATCCTGCTGGAGCTCAACGAGCAGGAGGCCTCAATACTGCGTCTCAAAGTGGAGGATCTGGAGAAGGAGAATGCGGAGTCAAAGAAGTATGTGCGCGAACTTCAGGCCAAACTGCGGCCGGAGGCTGCTTCTTCCAATGGCAGCAAATCCGCGCTTCTCAGTTTTggcacctcctcctccagtgCGGCCGAAAAGAAACTGAAAACCCTGAACGAAGAGTTGACGCAGCTGCGGAAGAGCCTCCAGGAAAAGGAACAGGCCGTGGACACTCTGAAGGAGCAGCTCAGCAAGCTGAACAATCTTGAAACGGAGAACGAGAAACTGTCAAAGGAGAACAAGCGTTTACAGACCCTACGCAAGGCCAACGAGAAGACGGGCGAGGCGGATCTGTCCAAGATCAAGGAGACTCTAACGGTGGCCCAGCGGGAGAGGGATGAGCTGACGGCCAGGGTGAAGCGGATGCAGCTTGAGGCTGATGCCAAGCTACCGGCCCGCACAGCCAAGCGGGTCAACGACCTTACCCCGAAGAGTCACCTTAAAAAGTGGGTGGAAGAGCTGGAGGATGAGATCAGCGAGATGCGGGTGATGCTCAGTTCGAGTGGATCCGATCAGGTCAAGGCCCTGGAATCAGTCAAAGCATCGCTCGAAGAGGAGCTGCAAAAGTGCAAGAAAAAGCTGACCCTGGCCGAGGGCGATGTCCAGCGTCTGAAGCTACTGAATGGCTCAAGCAGTAAGGTCACCGACCTGGAGCAGAAGCTGAAGCGCAGCGATGAGGATGGCAAGAAACTTAGCACCAAGCtcaaggagctggaggagaagcTCAAGAAGCAGGACACTCAGCTGAAGCAGAGCGAGACGAACAAATCCACCCTGGAGACCCAGAGCAAacgagagaaggagaagctgTCCAGCCTGGAGAGGGACCTCGAAAAGCAGGGCAAGGAAAAGGAGAAGCTAGAGTCCAAGATCCTCCAGCTGGATACGGATCTTCTCACAGCCAAAAAGGCCGCGGATAAGACTAAATCCAGTCTGGAGAAGGAGATCAAGGATCTGAAGACCAAGGCCAGTAAATCGGACAGCAAACAGGTGCAAGAACTCAAAAAGCAAGTGGAGGACATCCAAACTTCGCTCAGCGCCGAGCAGAAGCGCAACGAGGACCTCAACACCCATTGGGAGAAGCTCTCCGAAGAGACCATCCTGATGCGGGCACAGCTGACCACCGAGAAGCAGAATCTCCAGGCCGAGCTCAATGCCAGCAAGCAGAAAATGTCCGAAATGGATACCATACGCATCGAGCGCACCGACATGGCCCGCAAGTTGAACGAGGCCCAGAAGAAGATCGCCGAACTGCAGGCTAAGACCCTTAAGACCGGCAACAACGGCGACCACGAGCGTACCATGCTAAAGAACAAGTTGGCCGAAAAGGAGCACGAGTACGAGCGTCTGCGCAGGGAGAATGAGATGAACATCGATCTGGTATTCCAACTCCGCAAGGACAACGAGGATCTCAATGGCAAACTGAGCGACTACAATCGAATCGAGCAGGCCCAGGTCTCGCTCAATGGACACGGTGCCAGAAGAGATGCAGAGATCAGGGAGCTAAAGGAAAA ATTACAGAGCACCGAACTGCAGATGAAATCCGAGGTGGCGACCACTCGTCTTAGATACGAGCAACAAGTGAAGAACCTCAGCGGAGAACTCAATTCGATGCAG CGCCAATGTGAACGCTTCAAGAAGGATCGCGATGCCTTCAAGCAGATGCTAGAGGTTGCACAGAAGAAGATCGGTGATCTAAAGGCCAACAATACGGGTAGACAGAGCCGTGGATCCATGCACAGCAGCGACGATGATGACAAGAGCAAGATTGCTTACCTAGAGCAGCAG ATTGGCCATCTGGAGGATCAGTTGGTGGAGTCCCGCCTGGAGGGTAGCAAGGTCAAGACGGAGCTGGTGTCCGAGCGCAGCGCCAACGAGATCAAGATATCCGAGATGCAGTCGAAGCTGAACGAGTTCGAAGAGGAACGTGTCATTGGCTCTGGGAGCACAAAGCTGCCTGGCATGAAGACCAAGCTGGAGTTGTCATGGCAGAAGGAGCGGGAGGATCAGCAACGTCTGTTGCAAGAGACCTCCACCCTGGCCCGGGATCTGCGACAGACTCTGTTTGAGGTTGAACGCGAGCGGGACAAGGAGCGGCTGGAATCCAAGCGTAAGTTAGATCAGATCAAGCGAGCCACCGAAGAGGAAATGGAGGAGGGACGCAAGAAGATTGCCGAGCTACAGTGCGATCTACTCGAATTACGTGATGTCCATGCCAAGCTGCGCACCTCCAATGAAAAGCTAAGACGAGAA CGCGAACGGTACGAGAAGGAACTGATCAAGCGCCGCATGGAGGCGGATGGTGGTGATCGCAAAGTGGGTGCCCTTTTGCAGACCGTCGACGAGCTGGTGAAGATCGCTCCAGACCTGAAAATGGCACGAGGCAGCTACGACAACACTCTGCGTCCAGAGCAGCCTAATGTGcgccgcagtcgcagtccctcGCCCACACTGAGCAGTACACAGATCAGCACCGTCCTGGCCCGGTTGGCCGAGGCCTCCGAGGAGCTGCGTAAGTTCCAACGCCTGAACGAGGATGAGCAGGAGCGCAGTCGCATACGGCGCGGCAATCTGCGACGTGCTGCCTCGCAAGAAAACGATCAccatggcagcagcagttccgTGGCCAGTGCGGCGGGCTCCCAGCGGGGCGGTGGTCGCTTGTCCCGTAATTCAAGCAATAATGGCAGCCTCATACGCAAAAGCCTGTCGCTGGACCACTCCATACAAAGGGATCAG AACATTTGGCGCCAGGACGATGGCAGTGTGTCCTCGATGCAGTCCATTGACTCTGAGCTGGGCGGTCTGGTGCGTGATTCCAGCCTGGACTCACGCCTCGACTCGCGTCTGTCTGGGGGCTCAACACAAAGTGACATACCACGAGGTCCacgaaaaaagaagaagggaATCATGGGCAAGCTACGCAGCCTGACCAAAAGCAGTCGCAATTCCGAGAGTGAAATATCG ATTCAAGGATCCGACTCTGACATCAGCGTTGCCAGCGACATGAGATCCAGCAAGAAGGACCTGCGCGGCCGTCTCTCTGGAATGTTCAAGCGCTCGGGATCGAACTCCCGCAGCGAGAGCATGGAACGGCCCAGCACCGAGCAGAGGCCTGTGGCCGTCACCGTCGTGGGACATCCGGATGGGCCCCAGCCCCGGGAGCCACCCCCAGCCAATTCCCTTACACCCAGGCCCATACGTTCG ATCCCGAAACCGCCCAGTGGCACCAGTCCAGCCACACCCAGACGACGCGTAGCAAAGTAG